The Chryseobacterium shigense region TATTATAAGCCATAATAGTTCAGTGAACGGGTTTCTAAAAAATAAGAAGAACTGAGTATAATTACTCTTTCCGATTTCAATAGTTTCCCTCTTTCAGCCCCAAGCTTTGAATCATCCTGATTCAGACTAAAATAAATTCTTCCTGAAATTAATATTGAATAACCCGGAACGTATGCTTGGATAATCCGTAATCAGATATTTAGCGATCATTCCCCATTTTTTGAACGGTGGGGCAACAGCGATCTCAAAGCTTCGGAGCATCCTGTTGATGTGTAGTTTTACATCTGCAGGAACACTTTTCTCATTTTCTGCCCATTTATTTAATTCTTTCCAAAGCAGGACACGTGTTTTCGCAGGATTTATTTTCCCCGAATCCACTTTTGTGATTCTGTTATTCTCATGTACGCCCCTTAGGGCAATAGCCTCATCATTAATACCCGTATAAAGCTTAAGATAATGGGCAAATCTTATCACAATCTCAGAATCCTGGTGCAGGCGCAGAGAGGTCTCAAAAAAACGGTCCATTTTCGAAAGGGAAGATTTCCTCAACGTTAAAGTATCAAGATGAATAAGGCCGAAAGAACCACGTAAATTGATCAGTCCCAGGTAAACATCCTCAGGATTGGTTTTTTTGTAAACAGTATCAAGCTTGTCTTTATAAATGGGGTAGTATTGTTCCCTGGCTTTTTCCGAGTAATATTTTACCCCGATTGCTCCATAAACACCTTCTACCTCAGGGTTTTTGAAAAGCTCTCTTTCCGCATCGAATCTGTTCGGCAGATAATAATCGTCCGCATCCAAAAATGCTATAAAATCCCCGGTAGCCTTTTCCATTCCCAGGTTTCTGGAAGCTCCGGCTCCGTGGTTGCCTTTATCCGGATGCTGGTAAAGCTTAACTCTGTCATGCTTTTCTGTTAATTTCTGACAAACCTGCAGCGCGTTATCAGGAGACTTATCTTCAACTAAAACAACTTCATATACCTCTTCAAACTGAAGAGCTGATTCTACAGCCTGTGAGACATATTCTTCGGCATTGTAAACGGGAATAACTACGGATATTTTCATTCTTATCGGTTGAGATACGTAAAACGGTATTGAGTTTTTAATATTTGAGGATTCTTAATGACCTCTAAAAAGGTGCAAAAATATTTATTTAATCCTGTTTTCAGGGAAAGATCAAAAGATTTATAGGTTAAATAGATCTTTTTTCTGCATTCTGAAGGTAATGGATTGGCAGCGGTCCATTCATACAGCGATTTCCATAAAAGGAACTGTCTTTCATTGTATTGAGGGGAATATCTTATAATCTTGGTAATTCTGTTGTTATCATGAACACCTCTTACCGCAACAGCCTTATCTATAATTCCTGATTTTAGATAGCAGTGAAAAGCCAGCTTGGTAATAAAATCGGAATCCTGGTGAACACGAAGATTTTCATTGAAGTGAAGATTATTCTTTACTAAAGAAGATTTTCTTAAGGTAAGCGCATTCAAATGAAAGAACGTTCCGAAAACCCTGAGAGTCAAGCCCAGCAAGCCTTTCAGAACCTCTTTGCCTTCTGCAGGAAAATTAACGGTGGTTAAAGAAATGTCTTTAAACTTATCCTGAAACTCTTTCCGGCCTTTTTCAGTTAAATATTCTACCCCAATGGCTCCAAAAACACCTTCAATTTTTTCATCTTTAAAAATCTCTTTCTCTGCATTAAAACGATTGGGTAAATAATGATCATCAGCATCTAAAAAAGAGATGAATTCACAGCCTGCTTTTTCCAGTCCCAGGTTTCTTGTAGCTCCGGCCCCGTGGTTTCCTTTGTCCGGATGCTGATATAATTTCACTCTGGAATCTTTTACAACAAGTTTTTGACAAACTTCCAGTGAATTGTCGGTGGATTTGTCTTCAACAAGTACAACTTCCCTTACTTCCTCAAACTGTAAAGCAGAATCTACAGCTTTCTCCAGAAATTCGGAAGCGTTGTAAACCGGTATAATTACTGAAATATTCATGCTTTACTGTATATTGCTTTTAATTTTTCACTTACAATAGCGGGATCATGTTCCTTTCTGATCCTTTCCAATGATTTTTTTGACTTTTCAGGCAACTGTTCCGGATTTGTAAAAATATTTTCCAGA contains the following coding sequences:
- a CDS encoding glycosyltransferase family 2 protein, with amino-acid sequence MKISVVIPVYNAEEYVSQAVESALQFEEVYEVVLVEDKSPDNALQVCQKLTEKHDRVKLYQHPDKGNHGAGASRNLGMEKATGDFIAFLDADDYYLPNRFDAERELFKNPEVEGVYGAIGVKYYSEKAREQYYPIYKDKLDTVYKKTNPEDVYLGLINLRGSFGLIHLDTLTLRKSSLSKMDRFFETSLRLHQDSEIVIRFAHYLKLYTGINDEAIALRGVHENNRITKVDSGKINPAKTRVLLWKELNKWAENEKSVPADVKLHINRMLRSFEIAVAPPFKKWGMIAKYLITDYPSIRSGLFNINFRKNLF
- a CDS encoding glycosyltransferase family 2 protein, whose protein sequence is MNISVIIPVYNASEFLEKAVDSALQFEEVREVVLVEDKSTDNSLEVCQKLVVKDSRVKLYQHPDKGNHGAGATRNLGLEKAGCEFISFLDADDHYLPNRFNAEKEIFKDEKIEGVFGAIGVEYLTEKGRKEFQDKFKDISLTTVNFPAEGKEVLKGLLGLTLRVFGTFFHLNALTLRKSSLVKNNLHFNENLRVHQDSDFITKLAFHCYLKSGIIDKAVAVRGVHDNNRITKIIRYSPQYNERQFLLWKSLYEWTAANPLPSECRKKIYLTYKSFDLSLKTGLNKYFCTFLEVIKNPQILKTQYRFTYLNR